The Syngnathoides biaculeatus isolate LvHL_M chromosome 1, ASM1980259v1, whole genome shotgun sequence region GTGTCTCATCTCCCGCCCCTGATGTCCTGCAGTTGGAACGGAGCGCTGCAGATTGTTGAGAGGGCGAGTTAAGAACCAAAATGGCACTTTCAGGAGCTCCTTACAATCGGGAAATCTGAGTTGAGCACTGTTATAACATAATGAGCTATAAATTGCATGAAATCTCGCAAGAATTCCTATAGAGCGATAAACTTCACAGTTGTGATTCCTAACCAGGCTACTGTGGCAAAACTATGAGAATTCATAAAATGTGCTGCGTGAAATGATCCATTTCactttgtttgaaaagaaaaatgacatatCTTTGCTCATTTATGTATGccagtgcagattttttttcctttagatGGCAGAAGGCAAAAGAAACCTGTGTACCCACCTGTTGCCGCTCATAATCTAAATTAGATGTATGGCTTCCTGCAAATATTGCAACGGGTCCTGATTTCAGGCTCAGTAGATTTGTGTTCAAATTAAGACAATATTATCATTTGCTTTTGgataattttttgtttgtttggtggtgtgctgtgagattttagaatgtaaaataaatggCTTAACGCAATAAAGGTTGAGAAACTGCCACCCAAACACCAACCGGACAATGCTGACACCTGGTGGTCAATTGTCGCGACTGCCTTAGTCTAAGAAATGTTTGAACCAGCAACGCGGTTCCACATGGCAGCGTTGCACACCGCGGTGACTTTTTGAGGGTTCTTGAGTAGTTCTATAAAAACGTAATGGTTCTATTTAGCACCCGTGGTATCACTGAATTCTTTAGGTAACATTAAGATTCATATCTAAATATCAATTAATGCTCTACAGCTGGGGTGTGAAACTCATtctttgtcacgggccacattgtagttataatTTTCCTCAGACAGAGGGAATTTATGAAcaagttttgaatcagaaatcaagtgtaacagttttttcaaccattgttcgcGTTTGTTAACAGAAAAttgcttgcaatacctcaaatttatcatttatgatgatacaatttgaaattttgttagagattatcacaaaaatcatggaagttgagatgcatgatttgccttcgcgggccacataaaatcatgcagcggaaTGGATCTAGCCCCCGGActttcagtttgacacctgtgctctatagAATCATTTGTTAAGGGCTGGTTCCATATTAGATCCACCAAGAATCTGTGTTAAGTATCACCAAAAACTGGTCCCAGTAAGTGtgtatgcttttaaaaaaaaaataaataaaaaaaaaaatacagaactacgttgaatcttttttttttttttttttttttttttgagcgttGGGATTAGGGATATTGCTGCAGAATGTCATTCAGTTGTGGGGGGAGGGAATTCTACAAGTGCCCTGAATTGTTTTTACTCGAGACTACAAGGAGCGAACGGCTATCAACATCCAAGATGGATATCAaggctacagaaaaaaaatgctcaaatggaTTTGCACACTTCCAGGCTTTAAGAGAACAAACACACCCTGCGGTACTTAGATTATAATTTATTAACCAATATTGCAAGTTATACAGTGAAGCGAAAGACAGCGATAGAGTCAGTGATGATGTTTCTGCTTGAACTGTAATCCGCAGTAGCCACACGTGCCCACTTTAGTATCTTTATCCTGGAAAAAGACCCAGAGTGATAATTAGCATCTTCACGGTTTGGATGGTTGTATTTGCTGATGTTTGAAACTAAACAAAAGACTATTAATGTTCCAGACTGCATTTAAAggcacaaaacaataaaaagataaAGACATTGTGTAGGTAGCTCAATGGATGATTGCAAATTAGTGCACACGCTAGTTGGTGAAGTGTTTGTGCCCCCCACCGAAGACCTGAATGGAAAAATACCGGACCAGACTCTCTGGCATGAATACTCACGTTGATCCGTTCCATTATCCTTTGTGgctattttaaaagaaaaaaaaaatcttccaggGATTTCCATAAAAGCTTTGTAATATAGTCAGAAAAATAGTCCCAGCCCATACTCATACTCCCCTTGTGTTCATCATTAAATTGATTTATACCGACAAGAGCAAACAATATTCGGTGATGGTGATTATACACTGGGTTTgaatgcacaaatatttttttccatacttaAGCTCTTCAGAATGAAAGACTCCAACAAAACATTGTTGAATGATGGCacacatgaatttttttttttaaagatcaatGACAAAAGTGCATCATCTTTAATTGTTCATAGTAGCGCGATTCCTCACCAAGTTGATGTAGACTTTCGGGTGACCGAGTGCCCCGCCGCCGCCATCACACGACACCACGCGGGCCTCGATATCAGTCACACTCTCCTCAGCCACTAACTTGATGGCCCAGTTATTATTCACCTAAAGACATTTCTGTCATTAAAATCCAacatgcaaagtttttttttcttttaatttccgACACTTTGCCCAGTGTCTATCCTTTCATCTCATAAGCTTTGGATCGTTTTGATCATTTGACAAACTTGAATTGCGTGAGCTAGGCGATAAGATAATAACCATTGTCAACATTGGGTAgttgtgaaaaaacacaaaggtaaaTATTGAAAGTGGGGAAGACCATCCTGGAGAGTATTTGGTCAAATcgtggttttatttttctattagcTGACAAAAGGTGTTTGATTCGTGCACATTCAAAATGACGTCCACTACTATGGCTTTCTGTGACCCGTCCAGTCTCGCTGTATATCAACTTATTCTTGACACTGCTCGCTCAGAGACAATTTCCATTTTGCCACTTCACCCCTTGATAGAGGACAGCAAGTTATGATAAACGTACTTCAACATTTACTTTGTATTTGTCACAATTACTGCTCGCCAAGTAAGACTCTTACCTCTTTCTGTCTGCCAACGAATCTGGCCCTCCGTGGGTCTTTTGCGTCAAAAACCTGCAAACAAAACACTTGAAATGTATTTATCGATAACAAGTTTCTCCACTATAACGTTTAATAACACGAAAGCAGGCGTGTTTGAGCAActttggaggggaaaaagtgTCGTTTGATAACCAATGGCGCAGTTAACGCATACTTGCTAACTTGTCAAGATGACGTCCACATAATCAACGTACCTGTCCGGTGTGTGTGATGGGCTCGCCACTAGTGGAAACCTCCACGCTGTAACGGTGTGCAGGCACAGCAGAAAGTCTCAAGGGAGAAACAAACACCTTAACATTTTTACTGAAGGACAAGACTCGAGTGACAGCGGCCGCCATGTTTGCAACGGGTTGCCTTCCCAAGCTGCTTTGCGGTGTACATGATTGGAATTATAGCCCCGAATATTGTCTTACAGGCATATAAAATGCCAAACATACCCAATGTATTCAAAAAA contains the following coding sequences:
- the ndufs6 gene encoding NADH dehydrogenase [ubiquinone] iron-sulfur protein 6, mitochondrial, translating into MAAAVTRVLSFSKNVKVFVSPLRLSAVPAHRYSVEVSTSGEPITHTGQVFDAKDPRRARFVGRQKEVNNNWAIKLVAEESVTDIEARVVSCDGGGGALGHPKVYINLDKDTKVGTCGYCGLQFKQKHHH